Within the Papaver somniferum cultivar HN1 unplaced genomic scaffold, ASM357369v1 unplaced-scaffold_132, whole genome shotgun sequence genome, the region TTCTCAACTTGCTTCCCACTTCATAGCTCAATAGCATTGGAATTCTCCTTATGATTTAGTGGTTGCGAAGGAAGTTTTCCAGATCCTTGTGCCTTGAGTTGATTCATATCATTAGCCAATTGACTAACTTGGTTTTGCACATCTCTCATAGCCATCTCggatttctgctggaattgaTTGAACCCTTGCATTGTCTTTGAAATCTCTTGCATACTTTGCATCATAAGAGTAAACTTTTCATCCACACTTGTACCTTGAGTTTCTTGTTGTGGTCTTTGCATGAATTGGTACCCTCCTTGTTGATTGAAAGTAGGATTTGCTGCAGCTTGCTTGTTGGCGTAGCTGAGATTGGGATGATCACGCCAACCTGGATTGTATGTGTTGGAGTACGGATCATACTTCTGCCTTTGTTGATTTTGGTACATAGCACTTGCTTGCTCAACATCTTCGGTGTGTGATGATGGTATGACGGCAGCTGCTATTTGTTGCATCATCCTCTCCATGTTACCCATCCTTTGTTCCATGTGTGGAGAATCACCAACTTCATTCACTTTCCTTACCACTGATTCACCTCGAGTGTAGAATTGTTGAGTGTTTGCAGCCATGTTTTCTAACAAGCTTGTAGCTTCAGCAATGGTTTTGTTGGTGAGTGCATCACCACTTGCGGCATCGATCAAATTTCTATCATTAGAAAGAAACCCCTCGTAGAAGTATTGAATAATGAGTTAATCGCTAATTTAATGGTGTGGACAGCTAGCTAGAAGCTTCTTGTAGCGCTCTCAATACTCATAGAGAGTCTCCCCCGATACTTGTCTAataccacaaatctccttgcgaatcacAGCTGCTTTTGATGCCGGAAAATACTTCTCAACGAATAacttcttcatcccattccatgtggttATACTCCCAGGAGGTAAGCAAAAGAACCATTCTCCTGCAGTATCtataagggagaaaggaaaagctatcATCATAGCCATATCGGCATCTGCAGTTGCTTGCTTCAAACTAGTCACAACATGATGGAATTGTTTTAAGTGACGATTAGGATCCTCTCCCGCTAAACCTCTGAATTAGGGAAGCAAGTGAACCAATTGCGGCTTCAACTCAATGGTTCCATTCAACTGAATACATAAAGGTTGCTGGTCAATGTTTGGAGAAGTGAGCTCCTTGAGTGTTCTTGGAGCAGGTGGTCGACCTCCCATTGTGTTGCCTTCCTCTTTGTCCGAGTCCGAGAATTCACTTGGTGTAGAACTAGGAGGAAGTGGAGTGTTAACTACTCGATTGAAATCTTTTAGTAAAGTGCCCGAACGAAGACGTATATCAATTGGACTTGGTCTGCCCTCTCCACGCATTCACCAAAGAAATAGTACCTGAAAATCAGATTCTAAGAGATTGAATAAGTtaactgaaattaaaactaaaagcaaaaatataaactaagaataaaaataacaactaaacttgccattgcctccccggcagcggcgccaattttgacgaggtgtcaactcgcaaataatatttctctacttctctttacactagcaagtagtATAATGAAAGAGAACGAGAgttaactttaaagtttgaaaatctcaatgaagagcATAACTTGCTGAAAGAAGAATACTCACAACAAATGCTTATTTGCAAGAAGGTATTTGAGAAAAATCAGGATGTTTTTAAAGCAtttaaaattgaaagtgaaaGGGTGAATCAAAATCACAAGAATTTTAGGGAGGATatgacgaggtgtcaactcgtaaataatatttctctacttctctttatactagcaagtagtataatgaaagcaggatcgtcccaagggaggtatgAAGCAAAAGTTGTTATAGAAATATTCTTAGCAAAGAAGATTTTGTTGTAGAATTTCTGAAAATCACAAAGTTGTATTCAAACATGAGATATAACTACGCTTTTCACATtatcttgttactaacaaccctaggataattagtacgctcaactatcccgttattatctcGTAAGCTCACCGGATacagaagcgctcgactaccggtttCTACTTGTCAAGTATCCTAGAGGTACGAttactaggtgtgacttaaacaaatgctctaagttttgtgagataaggttgctcctagtgataaatccaaaagcttgaattacctactagtgtcaatttcgacgtatgggtacttaacaaagtcccatcatcaatacccatatattgctacttgtgtttatctttctagacaattacgggtcgaagaattcAAAACTAGCAATTGGATTATCAAATcaactatttaatttcgaacttaaacaatcAACAAAATAATCCATAAACACTATTGGCatagtagaaatcaaacaataacgaaAACAATGGCGAGAAAACGAGTGATTTCATATCATTTATAGATTCATACTCCGGGCTTTGAAATCGCCCCTAATCGACGAAAggttttagttactcataattttggagttcatcatcataataataattgaaataaagaagaTCAAAGATAAAAACGAAAGCAAGCCCTAGCTGCGGCTATgtctccaaaactccaagtagaatacgtgatatACTTGTAGAAGTCTCCTTCTTTTTTTTgtagctcctcttgttccaaaattaggtttagTCTTCAAAGGCCCAatagaagtccaccaagcccgtACAACCCACATGTGGACACAACCCAGTAAAAATCTCTGCTTCCCTATGACACAGTCGCACCACAATCAGCTGCTCCATCTCAAGTCATCTACCTGCACACAACTTCTAGAAACTGCAGCTAACACAATCTCCTCTGACTCATTTCAGTTCAACCAGCAACACAAGAACTCACTACTTCTCTGCCAACCCTTACAAAACTACCTGCAGTTCACCAACTCCAGTTCCTTGTAACAGCAACCAAGTAACTAAAATACATCACCGCGGTTCCACCTCAAGAGCTACCACTTTAATTGCAGTCTCATGCCAACTAGTCCAGGCACACAATCCCACTGAACTTCAATATCTTTCTCAGCTTCTGCAACACTCAACAGCCTCACCCCAAAGCTATTCCGCCTGTAGCCTTCATAAGCATTCATCACACTAGCTTCCATCTCGCTTCAACTCCAGCTTATCACTAAAAGCAACAACATCATTGGCTCCTTACCATCTTCGTCTCAGCCGCACAACCTTCACAGTCCACTTAAATAGCAGTCACCATTCACATACAGCCGCAACATCTCATACCCAGCTGTAACTGCATCCTTTGTTGTTCATGCATTTCAgttatatttccttgcaatttaagaTGCAAACTAgctcagtcactgccatcatctgcATTTGTATATGCTCCATCTTCTTGACTGCAATAGCCAAAACTGCAAAGGTCTTATTGCACAGGCCACAATCTGCACCTGCCATCTCAGACCAGCAAGACCTCCACAACAAATCAGTTCTTTTGTAACCCTAAACTATCACAGATTCTCATTAATTCATGGAAGTACTAACGCAGCTCACCAAATGGAAAGCAATAATTGCATTTATTTGCCTAATCTTCTACGTAAAACCATTAGTCTTGTACCACCTTCTCTTCCATTAACGAATTCAGCACATACCCTCTGCAGCTTCATTACCGATTTCTTGTTTACCACCTGCGACATCAGTTAAGTCGCAACTTCGTATTCAATACCATTTTCTGCAACAGCTGCAACTCCAGAACCCGTGACCTGCAACTGATTCAAATTAGCTCCAGTCCATCTTTGCAGTCTTCGCAGTCCATAGTAGCATCACCTGCACCACATGTAGCTTCACCTGCAATGCCTCATCTcacatttcttctcttcttcgcaaGTCAGGTTCAACAGCATCATACATTTCAGCTAGATTTTTGCGCATCAAAACTATTCAATTGTACCCACAGCTCATCACAGTCTCTGGAAACAACAACTCTTTCCACTGTTCTTCTCGACACATCACATACCCCATAATCCTTGTAGCTCAAACCCTGAAACACATGGCCATCTGTTGTTGTAGCAAGAGTGTCTGGTCACTTAGGCAATCTCTCGAGCACCTATGCGTTTTCTGGTGGTGAAAAGGGATGAGTTTACTGTGGTGATTTTAGCAGCTCCTATGCATCATTCCTCCATAAATCAACCCCAATCTCTGTCCATTTCCTCCTTGCTATTTCTCCATTAACGAATCCATCTCAACCCTGTAAAACAATCCACACAAATTTGATCACAGCAGCTTCATATTTTAGCTGAAATTGAGCTCAGTTCATCTCCAAACTCGAGCTCCTATCTCTACAAGCAAAACCATCAATACCCATTTCTCCTTGTTGGTTTCTTTACTGCAATCTCGCTGCCAAAACATCACAAAATCTCCCCATGAACTCCAACCATCTTCCCTGCCAGAAACCATCGACTCACAGCACAATTTCTTCCATAAAACGCCAGCTAATCCACtacattcttctttcttcttctcggcttCAGCTGAGACTCTTGACACTTGATGAATTCTGCCGATTTCATGGTTGGGTTGAAGGTTACGGCAAGAAAACTAGATCTCCTTCTTTGTTAACAGGTGAAAGAAAATGAACCTGCTGACTTTGATTTCCATTGAGACCTAATCTTTCTCCCATCTTGAGTGCACATGTGTGACTCCCGTGAGGTGAAGTCCAATTTCCTCCACCGAGCTGCTCTAATGTTAGGCCCACAACCTATGGCTAACACTTTCCATCCAATATGCCACTGCACCTGTGCGCGGTTCCCAATCCATGCCTTTGCGTTTCTCTAACAGCAACAAAGAGAATTAAATTCTCTTTTGACTCCAGCTTCGTTGATAATGTCATTGGTCTCCAATGAGCTTTAGCAGCGTGTCGGGATGCAATGCACTTTGGCACTTTATCTTGCCAACAACATCTGTCTCTTACTTCTCAAgttcacttcttttcttcaatgtctcttcatcactaaagttttcatgcttttcagacagaatttgcatcactaaagccgacatacttttcagacagagatgaagaaataaaagcaaataatgagaaataatccgcctccaacgacacttgcacctttttgccttttaagcgacgtttcctcttcttttgttccaagtgactccaaagtagctaaatactcaaaaacaaacataagatacataatttacaagaaaacttagcaaagagagcataaacaaaagataaatattaaggttttttagacacctatcaaattcccccacacttagactttgctagtcctcgagcaaatcaaacaaaataattctaaaacatacatacagctccgtgtcgtcgaggctacggtcacacttagcacgtataaaaagcctttgaacccctaagtgtccctagtggatgagttttagtctcgtgaaggtttacaagggtgtgcctacaaaaccttttactccaaatttcAGCTACCTATGAAGATTTCATGAACGAATCCAACATGACTACaggaggaggtaccttgatgcaatccaattcatatataagtaaacagagctctactcagaaagttgaacaaaccacaacactcggaatctaactaaccacaatcatacatgaatagatcaagaagatggatataaaagtagatgtttgtgaatgttgtctaagtgaacggtgtttcccatatctgtctgaaggtcaccgccaagatgaacctatgaatcctattggattgagatattggtctgaattctaatatcaacacagctggcatatacaagggaaccagcggttgacaatcttaattctagatcaactcaactggcatatacaagggaaccaggagtcgattttattgaacaataataactttttttcttttcttttcttttttcacttttttttttaattgacaacatgattagatcttttggatccaagcgcatgcttcttgtcagcagattacaaggtaattcccatggatcctgcgttccacgcttgcttagcgacggagacagggagaacacacacatattgcatcaaagtgtcaatttttttttttgtatacactccggttggtctaattggtctggtctttttttttagtaactcaatcactctatttcatcctagaagtaataacaattcgatgttagtgacccaccaaattaCTTAGTTAAACAAGAAAATAttgcaaaaacaaaaacagaaagtgatatggtgacattccgagatatggtaactactatcatattatttctaacacatgagctccgTCCTTacttttagttaatgggttcctcaactcctgcaattaagatggttccatccacttatattggtagtgtcatcctaaaggcacaagtttctagatttcggagtttataaagcaattttttcgtttttctatttttttccattttttttaactaaaggaaacaaactctaaaaacatataaatgctcctccacacttaaactttacattgtcctcaatgtaaaatttagtcattcaaagtaaagttcaaggtgggaaattccgcaaatgatatgtaaaaacaaagataaaatgcttaaaaataaaaagataaagataaagatacaaaaccgatgggttgcctcccacttatcGCTTgatttaaagtcgtcatcccgactttcatctccaattactcctccagagggagtggatCACTCAATGTGACAATATCCTGATTCTCCGTCACAAATtgctcatagtatggtttcaaacGATGGTCGTTGACCTTGGAAACCAGCCCTGTTTTGGGACTaataatttcaactgcaccatgcgcaaacacattagtaacaacaaatggtcTAACCCATCTGGACCTAAGTTTACCCGGAAACAATTTAAGACGAGAATGGAATAAAAGAACTTTCTGCCCTACTTCAAAACTCTTCCGGGAAATCATTTTATCATGGAAAGCTTtggtcttttctttgtaaatgagTTAACTTTCATATGCATCATTAAGTATCTCTtgtaactcattgagttgaagtttcctatgtTCACCATCTGCATCTAATTCCATATTACATACCTTGATAGCCCAATGATctttatgttcaagttcaaccagAAGATGGGAAGGTTTAGACAAGCCTAAAAGGATACATACTGATGGGTGTCTTGTAAGCTGTCctatacgcccacaaagcatcattgagcctataactccaatccttccttgtaacgttcaccgtcttctctaggatggacttaatctcccggttggaaatttcagcttgacCGCTCGTTTGTGGATGATACGGTGTGCCAACTTTAAGAGAAATAttatacttctttagaagagcgtGAAAGGATCTCTTGAAgtgcgaacctccatcactaatcacAACTCGAGGCGTACCAAATCTAGAAAAGATatgttccttcacaaactcacaaacaacttgagaatcattagtcggggtggctTTAGCCTCCACCCACTTAGAAACATCATGATCtacagcaagaagtatataaaatttcccattggaattcacaaaagtccccataaaatcgataccccaaacatcaaaaatctcaacagcGAGAATTGGTGTTTGCGGCATTTGGTTTCTAGCACTTAGATTGCCTGTCCTTTGACACCTATCACAAGCCTTGCAAAATAaatatgcatccttaaacaatGTAGGCCAATAAAAACCACTTTCGAGAACCTTGAGGGCTGTCCTCTTGGCTCcgaaatggccaccacaagcatatgagtgacaAAAATTCAGAATTGATTGGAACTCGGATTCGAGTACGCACCTGCAGATAATTTGATCGGAGCAATGCTTCCACAAATAAGGTTCATCCCATATATATTGCTTGGCAAACTTCTTGAGCTTGTGTTTCTGAAATGTAGACATGGAACTAGGTCCTTGTCCCGTCACCAagaagttaacaatatcagcgtaccatggagTTGTGCCAACAACCGCAAATAGTTTCTCATCCGGGAAACTATGACACAACCAATCTGCTTAGATGATCCTCTACGGTATTCTCACTGCCCTTCTTTTCCTTGATTTTCAAGTTGaactcttgaagaagaagaatccacCTTATGAGCCTTGGCTTAGCCTCCTTCTTTGTGATCAAGTATCGAAGTGCTGCATGGTCGGAGAAAACAACCACCTTTGTACCCACCAAGTAAGATCTAAACTTCTCTAGTGCAAATACTATGGCCAAGAGCTCCTTTTCAGTAGTGGAGTAGTTGATTTGTGCTCCGTTGAGAGttatagaagcataataaatggcatatgGAACTTTACCATCTCGCTGTCCCAACACGGCTCCAACGGCATAATCACTTACATCGCACATCAACTCAAATGGCTTGCTCCAGTACGGTGGTTTGATAATTGGTGCGGTAGTCAACAACTCTTTCAAGGTGTCAAAAGCTTCCTTGCATTCTTTGTCACAATCAAAGGCCAATCTTTCTGCAAAAGTCTACACAGGGGCATTGCAAtattggagaaatccttgattaatctcctataaaaacctgcatgaccaagaaaagagcgaacCTCCCTCACAgttgtggggtattgtaagttccgAATCAAATCTATCTTAGCCTTGTCAACTTCTAACCCCCTAGAGGATATAACATGGCCTAGTACAATCCCATGATTCACCATAAagtgacacttttcccaattaagcacaaaATTAGTTTCTACGCATCGTTTAAGAATAAGTGTAAGGTTATCTAAGCACTTGTCAAAAGAATCAccatatgatagacacatttttgtgtttaatttgatctcaatactatatattgttggcaatcgagtttgtactaattttggtgttttatgtgtttgtaggcacctttggaaaataaacattttttggaaaattcggctcgaaaagttggtaaaagccccggaggacacgtgttattcggactctcaccgttggataaggggaacctcaattaataaggggaaccccaggtcaccccaaaaggcatcttctattcgcaccccagtacaggattagggggaggtcatcttctccaattgaattttgtttttggcgggaaaatggagaacatttCTGCAGATTTtttcgaattgttgaacgtgttctagggagattcaatggctgatttttggtagatagttgtgatatggcctattaaacacactgtgggcgtttggttcgaccagaattggatagaatcagctaaacaattcacgggttgaaaacagggaagttcgtgtatatcacgggtttcacgtgatttggagaagattcaacgtgttttgtgcgtgcatggaagaccctcacagcctgttggagcatgaaggagttaaatatggtaatttggaggcttgaaaacgcgtgagaagatgaaacaggaaagaaaatattcccagaaatattttctttactgccgagttaaagagaattatatggagtgaatgagcgagattcgatgggtctgttggctataaataggttgatgcggttgagtagaaagggtgtcgagagtctggggggctgaggagatccagagaagaagaaattcgagttttccaaaactcggtttctgcaactgctgatgatgataaacatgaagaacacgaagaacggacctgctaCAGTAATAACGAATCACACCTGTgcgtcgtacatcaggcagacttatttgctacagcgtttgcgacacagctgcagcagtcttattttgtcactgagggtcgtagttctctggtttgtaacaaatataattgttacaaacccggttttattgtatttatcatattctcatcatttgtaaaccatttttgagcatcaatgaaattctttgagaggttttccaacatgatgagcggctaattctctcgtaaccaaggcaatggatgaatctattcacacatgaacaatgggtaactatttcattttctctaatatgtaattataattcactcaatcactgcttttgcagagttcttaaaagtttacataattttcttcattaattgtgattcaattagataggttatgctttggttagataatctatgcttaagggatacaattaatttttgagaatatgtttgattatttgtggattaagaaataaaggattaaaaggataattagagttatgaaatatttgacatcattcatgtgtaatagtggattctagtgtcttggttacctctcgcccactttgttaatatttttgtatataattttattaaatttttaaatttaatcttcacaagtccgagagtttgaacctcattactacaacatcatcaaaaaatattatcaCCATACacgctaaaatcatccataaacacttctatGATGCTTTCCACATTATCTGAGAATATTCTTACCATACAACGTTGAAAAgtggctggagcattgcacaagccaaatggCATACGTCTATACGCAAAAGtgccaaagggacaagtaaacgTCGTCTTTTCTTGATCTTCCGGAGCTATTACAATCTGGTTATAACCTGAAAAATCGTCAAGAAAGCAATATTGAGAGTGTCCAGCCAATCTTTCAAGCATTTGATTAATGAAAGGTAAGGGGAAATGGTCCTTTCAGGTGGTAGAGTTAAGCTTCCGGTAATCAATGCAAACTCTCCAACCGGTCTGAATTCTTGTTGGAACCAAGTCATTATCTTCGTTTTTCACCACGGTGATACCAGACTTCTTTGGAACGACTTGAACCGGGctcacccatttgctatcggatatgggataGATAACCCCGACATCCAACAACTTCAGGATTTCTTTCTTGACTACTTCCATCATTGGAGGGTTCAAGCGAAGTTGAGCTTCTCTTGTTGGTTTTTCCCCCTCCTCAAGAAGTATTCGGTGCATACATGTGGAAGGGCTGATTCCTTTGATATCGGCAATGGTCCACCCAATGGTAGACTTGTACTCTCTTAGCACTCGAACAAGTTTCTCCTCTTGCACCTTGGTAAGGTCTTTGGAAATGATCACCGGAAACCCTTCCTTATAACCTAAATATATGTATTTGAGGTGATCCGGAAGAGGTTTCAACTCAAGGATAGGTTCCTGCACAATCGACGGTAAAAGTTTCTCATTAGTAATCGGCAAGGAAACATAAGACGCATCATACTTTTGTGTAACTTATTGTaatgagttaagagctaaaaaaaCCTCTTTAAGCTCATCACAAATAGACAATTCACTTTCAAAGTCTTTGTATTTTCCATAACCTAAACCTTCCACTATGCTGTTCtctaaagcatcatcaccattcaattcaaaaacCTGTTGGGTAAGAGAATCtataatatcaattgaaaaacatgAATGCACATCAGTAGGATATCTCATAGCCTCGAAGATATTGAAACTTATGATCTCATCATCAAATTCCATAGTTAAGACGCCTTTGAAAACATCTATCTTTGTTCTTGCGGTTCGCATGAAAGGTCTACCCAACAACAAGGGAGTAGACGATGGTGAATCTTCATCCATCATGTCAAGAACATAGAAATCCACCGTAAATAtgagttgattaacctgcaccaaaacatcttcaataaccCCTTTCGGGTAGGTATTAGACATATCAGCAAGTTGTATAACAATACCGAtatttttaagaggaccaagttTCAAGGATTCATAAACTGAAGCGGGCATGACATTAATGGATGCTCCTAAATCTAGCAAAGCACGTTCAAACCTGATTTTACCAATAGTACATGGTATGGTGAAACTACCGGGATCTTTCAACTTAGGTTGGAGTTTCTTTTGAAGatatgccgaagcattctcccccacactcattacctcattaccggttaatttgtgcttgttagtgcacaattccttcAAGAACTTTTCATAGCGAGGAACCTGCCTTATCGCCTCAATGAGTGGAATGTTCACtttaatcttcttaaagatctcCCAGATCTCTTGGTACAATGTCTCCTTGTTCGACTTTGCAAACCTGCTAGGAAAAGGCGGAGGAGTAGcataagtagaaacacgatttTTAGATTTAGAATTTGTTACCGGGTCAGCCTTTTTAGGGGATGTTTCACCCTCTTCTTTCTCCAACTCAGGTTCATGGGACACCGGTGATGTTGCTGGTTTCTCAACTTGCTTCCCACTTCGTAGCTCAATAGCATTGGAATTCTCCTTATGATTTAGTGGTTGCGAAGGAAGCTTTCCAGATCCTTGTGCCTTGAGTTGATTCATATCATTAGCCAATTGACTAACTTGGTTTTGCACATCTCTCATAGCCATCTCggatttctgctggaattgaTTGAACCCTTGCATTGTCTTTGAAATCTCTTGCATACTTTGCATCATAAGAGTAAACTTTTCATCCACACTTGTACCTTGAGTTTCTTGTTGTGGTCTTTGCATGAATTGGTACCCTCCTTGTTGATTGAAAGTAGGATTTGCTGCAGCTTGCTTGTTGGCGTAGCTGAGATTGGGATGATCACGCCAACCTGGATTGTATGTGTTGGAGTACGGATCATACCTCTGCCTTTGTTGATTTTGGTACATAGCACTTGCTTGCTCAAAATCTTCGGTGTGTGATGATGGTATGACGGCATCTGCTATTTGTTGCATCATCCTCTCCATGTTACCCATCCTTTGTTCCATGTGTGGAGAATCACCAACTTCATTCACTTTCCTTACCACTGATTCACCTCGAGTGTAGAATTGTTGAGTGTTTGCAGCCATGTTTTCTAACAAGCTTGTAGCTTCAGCAATGGTTTTGTTGGTGAGTGCATCACCACTTGCGGCATCGATCAAATTTCTATCATTAGAAAGCAACCCCTCGTAGAAGTATTGAATAATGAGTTAATCGCTAATTTAATGGTGTGGACAGCTAGCTAGAAGCTTCTTGTAGCGCTCTCAATACTCATAGAGAGTCTCCCCCGATACTTGTCTAataccacaaatctccttgcgaatcacAACTGCTTTTGATGCCGGAAAATACTTCTCAAGGAATAACTTtttcatcccattccatgtggttATACTC harbors:
- the LOC113333225 gene encoding uncharacterized protein LOC113333225; the protein is MAMMTAFPFSLIDTAGEWFFCLPPGSITTWNGMKKLFLEKYFPASKAVVIRKEICGIRQGLLSNDRNLIDAASGDALTNKTIAEATSLLENMAANTQQFYTRGESVVRKVNEVGDSPHMEQRMGNMERMMQQIADAVIPSSHTEDFEQASAMYQNQQRQRYDPYSNTYNPGWRDHPNLSYANKQAAANPTFNQQGGYQFMQRPQQETQGTSVDEKFTLMMQSMQEISKTMQGFNQFQQKSEMAMRDVQNQVSQLANDMNQLKAQGSGKLPSQPLNHKENSNAIELRSGKQVEKPATSPVSHEPELEKEEGETSPKKADPVTNSKSKNRVSTYATPPPFPSRFAKSNKETLYQEIWEIFKKIKVNIPLIEAIRQVPRYEKFLKELFERALLDLGASINVMPASVYESLKLGPLKNIGIVIQLADMSNTYPKGVIEDVLVQVNQLIFTVDFYVLDMMDEDSPSSTPLLLGRPFMRTARTKIDVFKGVLTMEFDDEIISFNIFEAMRYPTDVHSCFSIDIIDSLTQQVFELNGDDALENSIVEGLGYGKYKDFESELSICDELKEEPILELKPLPDHLKYIYLGYKEGFPVIISKDLTKVQEEKLVRVLREYKSTIGWTIADIKGISPSTCMHRILLEEGEKPTREAQLRLNPPMMEVVKKEILKLLDVGVIYPISDSKWVSPVQVVPKKSGITVVKNEDNDLVPTRIQTGYNQIVIAPEDQEKTTFTCPFGTFAYRRMPFGLCNAPATFQRCMTFAERLAFDCDKECKEAFDTLKELLTTAPIIKPPYWSKPFELMCDVSDYAVGAVLGQRDGKVPYAIYYASITLNGAQINYSTTEKELLAIVFALEKFRSYLVGTKVVVFSDHAALRYLITKKEAKPRLIRWILLLQEFNLKIKEKKGSENTVEDHLSRLVVS